The sequence CAGCTTCGCGGCAATAGGCAATCGTCAGGGCAGACATGATCATGAAGTAGGCAATGGCGACCACCGTCGGCGCCAGCGCGGAATCGTGCGGCATCACGAGTGAAAGTCCCAGACTCGTAAACGGTACCAGGAACGCAACGCTCGTCTGAACCTTGAGCATGAACTTCTGGCGATCACAGCAAACCAGCAGCGACGTGGTCGCAGCGTCGATCAGGCTCAATGCCCGCGCCGCGCAGAATACCATTACCACCGGCGCAGCTTTCTCCCAAGCTGGCCCCAGCACGAAAGGAACGACCTGTTTTGCAGACACGGCCAGTCCCAGCAGCGCCGCCCAGCCGATCGACGCGACTGCGGTGAGCATGGCGATCCAGCTGTGATCAGGCTGGAGCCCCTTCGACGAACGCGCCGAGAGATTTGTCTGCACGATCTTCTGCAAAGGCTGTGCGAAGAGGTCGGAAATCGACGAAACGATGCGGTTGCTCGCACGGTAGAGACCCGTTGCTGCCGGTGAGAGCACGATCCCGAGCACAAAGTCTGCACCATAGTTCGCTGAGAAGTTCAGGAACACCGCGCCGAGGCGGCTCAGCGACCAGTCGAGCACCTTGCGGACATCGGCGCGCGACCCGTTCCGCCAACCTTCAACCCGCGTGCTTAGCAGGTACAGCAGCAAAAGGATGCCGAGGCGGGTGTAAGTCTGCGCAATCAACGACTGCAGTTCGAAGCCGTAGTAGAAGAAGGCGATGGCAACGCCTGCGCCGAAAATCTCGCCGATGACCGTAAACAGATAGTATCGCCGGATTGCTTGGTCACGCAGTAGCACCGCTTCATACCAAGCCGTCACCGCCGAAAGGAACAGCGTGGGCACCAGGCGGACCAGCACGAACGGCAAATCCTGCGATCCGAAGATCAATTCGCTAACCGAAACGAACAGCAGCAGCAACATTGCCGCGACGATGGCAAGACCGAGGTTGGCCTTCAGGCACGCCCCCTTCAGTCCGGGATGGGCGGGCGTTTTAAGCAGGTATTCGTAAGGCCCGACGTAAAACAGGTTCCGCGACAGGAACATGAGCGCAGCGGCGATCGAATAGATGCCGAACTGCGATATTGCCAGAAAGCGAGTGGCTGTCAGCGTTACCGCAAGCAAGCACAACTGTATCGCGACACGCGATATCAAGCCGACAGAACCGCTGATCAGGCCCTCGCTGAGCGGCCCTTTCCTACCCATGAAAAATTCCGCCAGCCGCCTCGTGCAATGCACGGCACACCGTCAATTGCATCGTCAAAGATCCCAGACGAGCATCGGATGAAGCCTGCCTCGGGCGTAATCCCTGATCGCCAGAAGGTTTCCGACGAGCCTCCCACGGCGGTCGATGTAAGGTTCCGGTCGCAGAGTGCGCAGGGCATTTGCCGCCACGTTCTTGACCATAAGACGCCAGGCAAGCCGGTGGGGAATGGTGTTCTTGCGCAGGAGGTAAACCGGATTGGCGATCTGCGAATAGCCCAGACGGCGCCCTGACGTTCGCCCGCTCTTGGCACCCATGTGCACACCGGCCAGGCGGTCGGTCAGGAGCAGCTTGCCCCGCTTGCCGAGTTGGTATGAGAAGTCGACATCTTCCTGCCATCCATAGAGAGGCAGGTTCTCGTCGAACCAAAGGTCCTTGGTTGCACTCGCGCGGGCCGAGAGATTGCATCCGTAGAGCGCCGGCATCTCCCGTTCATGCGTAACCGCCGGGGGCACGTCCTCGGCATTGAGGCGAACCGCCTCTGTGAAGCTGATCCCGCGCGTCTTGATCCCGTCCGCAATGACACGTCCGGTTGCGCCGACGACCTCGGGGCGCGATTCGAACAGTGCCTCAAGCTCAGCCAGATAGGTCCGGCAGGGGACAAAATCGTCATCGAAAAAGACGATGATATCGGCCTTCCCCGCAAGATGGCGCAGTCCGGCGTTGCGCTGCTTGGGCAGGCCCATTTCGGCGAAGATGATCTCGACCGGAAAATCGGCTTGCATTGCCACGCCCGCGACATCGGCTTCGCTGACCGATACGACGAGGACGCCGTCGGGGTGCCGGGTCTGGTCAGACAGTTGCCCGATGGTTGCCGCCAGAAGTTCCGCCCGTCCGATTGACGCGACTATGACGTAAAGCTTCATGCTACGCGTTTCCCACGTTCCCCGCTCCGACCGAAGCAGGCTGCTCACTTGCGGACTGCCATGACAATCTCGCGTCGGGACCGTTGCGGTCAGGCAAACTACGCAATCCTAACGCGAGACCGGTGAATGCCCCCCAGAGGATCCCCGGATCGGGCGATGCCGCCGAAAAGCTGGGCGGTATCAGCATGATCAGCGATGTCCATGAAGCCGCAGCACCAATCGCAGTACGCGGATCGGCAACCGTGACCCAGGTGGACTTGCGCAGGGGCATGAACACGCGGCCCAGATGCCAGACAAAGGCGACCGACCCCAGCACACCCATCGAGCCAAGAATGGCGGTAAGCAGACTTGATGAACGAAAACTGCCGGGGCCAATTCCCAGACCGTTCGATGTGACGAACGCGGCAAGACCCTGCTTGGCCCAGAAGGCGCGCTGGATTGCGGATTCCGTATCGATCTTGCCGACAGTGACTCTGTCTATGACCGCGGCGATCTTCGTTCCGACATCAGGCAATGCCACGGCCAGACCGAGCGCCATCGTCACCATCAGCAGGCCTGCGCCGAGCAAGACCATGAGTTGCCGCGACGAGACTGTGCCCGGCACGAGCAGGAAACGAACGCCGAGGATCAGGCCGTAGCCAGCGAAGCCGAGATAGGCCGTAGATGACGTCGACAGCAGCAGGGCGGTTCCCAGCACTGCCGCTGCAAGCCCGGTCAGCCGTGGTTCGATCCGGCGCAGCCACAGTTCGAACAGGAAGACGAACCACGAAAAGCCGTAAACCGCGTAAATGGCAGGCTCGGCGAAGATGCCGTTCATGCGCGCGATATCGCCCACCGACTGATCAAGCTGCGCGTAAAAGCCGTTGCGGAAGAAGCCGAAGAACCCCGCCAACTGGTCTTTCAAAATCACGCTCAACAGCCCGAGCACCGCATGGACCAACCCGATGATCGCAGCTGCGCGTGGCAGCGCCACTTGCACACGGCCGTCCCTCGTCAGAATCCAGCCGCCAAATGCTGCAAAAAGCGTCGCGAGATAATAGACCGCAACGGTCACGTTCTGGTTGGTGAAATGGAGCGCCTCGACCGCGAAAACGTCACGCGTGGGATTGGGCCGCAACGGCGTGATCAGAATGGCGTTCTGGAACAATCGGGGCAGGACCATCGCGCCGACAACGCCGTAGAGCACGAAGAACACTAGCACGAAATTCGCTTCGATGCTGCGGCCAACGTCGGCCATGCCCGCCTTGCCAGGAACAAGCATACGCGCGACCAAAAACACGATGGCGAGATGCGCAGGCGGAATGGTGGAACCGCCCAGCGCAGGCAGCGAAATCGCAGCCGATCCGCCAAGCAAGGTCACCGCTAGGACAAACAGCATCATCGCCATTCGTGACGCGCTGAACAGCAGGATCACGCCTATGGCGATGACCACAAAGCCGAAGATCGTCAGTTGCACCGCAATGTCTCCTGCGCGGCTGGAGTTCCTGCCAGCACAATGCGATAGCGGTAGGCGATGACAGCCGGGCCGCCGCTTGCGCGCGCCCGAAAACTGATCGTGTCGCCTGCGCTTGCCTCGATTTCACGGGCCATATGCAGACCGCTTGGTGGCACCTGTTCGAACTGCCCCGGCTCGCTGTTGAAAGTGACGCTGAATTTGGCCGCCCCCGTCCCTGAAGGCTTCGGTGCGAGGCAAGCCTCGGCAATGATCCGGGCAGCTTTGCGCACGCTATATTGCATAGCGGCGGCGACCCGCTCTCGTCCGGCTGGAAGGACCATGCCCAAGGGATTGACAGCCAGCGCACCAAGCCTTTGAAAGCCAAGAGTTGTGGCAAATTTGCTGTGTACCGCGCTCAAGCCGACCCGGTCTCTGGCTACTCCAGTCGCCGAGTAGGCCCAGACTGGCGTGGCATAGTCGTAGAGGCTGTCGGCGAGGACTTCGCCGGGGCCAAGCTCCGCCTCTTGCGGGCTTTCGACGATGATCGGCGATGGTCCAACCCGAACCGGGCCTTGCATTGCCCTGCCCGTACTGTCGCGCACCACTGCGCCGGACGGAAGTGACAGCGATCGTGGCGCGCCCCAAAGTACCTCGCGGTCGCCGCCGAACCGGTAGCGATATAGAGCGGGCTCGCCTGTGCTGCGGCGGATGGCAGGCCCCCTGCCCAGCAGGCCCGCCGAGAGCATCCGGAACGTGGCCGCTGCAGGTTTGGGCTCCGCGTTTGCGCCCACGAGGCCCATAGTGGGAAAGGAAGGATCATCGGCCAGCGCGTACCACTGCGCCTCGCGTACGCCTGATGCGCTGAGCAGCACCGCCATACGCAGCAGGTAGTCGGCAGCTTCGGCCTGGTCCGGCGCGGCCATGCCGAATTCGGTGGCCCAGATCGGACGGACCGGGCCATGCCGCGCCATCGCAGAACGCAGTTCGGCCAGTTCCCAGTCCAGCCCTTCAGGCGTGCGGCGGTAGGGATGGACCGCAATACCATCGACCCAACTGAGCAGGCCCTGCGCAAACAGGGCTTCGAGAAAACCGGTGCCTACAGTGTTGACCGACCCGCCGAGCAGAGCGACGCGAGCATGGTGCGGCTTGGTTGCCTGCCACACGGCTTTCATCAGACGGGTATGGCTGCGGGCGCGGTCGCTGGCGGCAAGACCGTCCATCGCACTCGCCCCGTTGATTTCGTTGCCCACTTCGATGGCAGCAAGGCAATTCCTGAAGTGGTCGGCGACATTGGCGACAAAGGTGCCAAATGCGGCCTGCGCCTGATCGGAATTGGCAGTGGCGCCGCTGTCGTAGAGCGGATTGCGTGGATCGATCACGAGCACGACCGGCAGCTTCATGGCACAGAGCCGTGTCACGTGAGCCGAGTTCTGCGGCGTGAATTGGTATTGCCCGCGCCGCGTCTCAACGCGCCGCCAGCCCAGAGCCTCGCGAACCGTCATGGCGCGAACCGCGCCTATCGCTGGCCACAGCCGTTCCGGCCAGCCTTGCGCGAAATGCGCGGTAGCGCCCAGCCGCAATGGCGCGGGCGGCGCTGCAGGGGCCGCGTCGCATCCGGTCGCCAGAACGGTGGCAGCAATTGCGCCAAGGCTGCAACCTCGACGTATCATCGCTGCGCCATGGCCAGTTCAATCGTGGCGCGAACGCCAGCGTCAAAGTGTTCGGGTGCGAAACGTGCCGCGTTGGCGCGTGCGCGGTCCGGATCGAAATGACGCTCCCATGCCTCAAACGCCCGAACCGCCTCTATCAGCGATTCCACGCTCTGTTTGCCAAAGAACAATCCTGTTTCTTCGGGGATGATCGTGTCAACCAGACCGCCCCGGCCATAACCGATCACCGGACGTCCGCTAGCATTGGCCTCGACCGGGACGATGCCGAAATCTTCCTCTGCGGTGAAGATCAGGGCGCGGCAGGTGGCGTAAGCGCGCTTGAGTTCGGCGAAGGACAGTTTGCTCTTGATGGTGATGTTCGGCCCTGCCCGTTGCCGCAGGCTTGCCGCCAGATCGCCGTCACCCACCATCAGCAGGGGCAGGCCCAGCCGGTTGAAGGCGTCGAGCGCAAGGTCGGCACGTTTGTACCGCGTCATCTGCCCCACCCACAGAAAGAAGTCGCCGGGGCTATGCCGCTCAGCATATTCAGCCACCGGCACGGGTGGGTGCACGATGGCGGACTCGCGGCCCCACGCCCGTTTCACCCGGCGCTGGATGAAGCTTGAATTGGCCATGATCGCGTCAACCCGGGCAGCCGACGCCGTATCCCATTGGCGAAGGCCGTGGAACATCAACGGCATGGCGGCGCGTGAGGCAGCGCCAGCGTTTTCATGATAATCGTGGAAATGGTCCCACAGATAGCGCATCGGCGAGTGGCAATAGCAGACGTGCAGCGCGTCGGGCGCCGCGATGACGCCCTTGGCGGGACCGGATTCACTGCTGATCACCAGATCGTACCCGCGCAGATCGAGATGTTCGAGCGCGAGCGGCATCAGCGGCAGGTATTTCTGATAGAGCCGCTTCGCCCAGGGCAGGCCCTGAATGAAGGTCGTCTGCACGCGCCTTGCCCGGATCGTTTCAGACACAGCTTCGGGCACATAAACGTGGGTGAATATGTCGGCGTCAGGGTAGAGATGCAGCAGCCGCTCAAGGACACGCTCGCCCCCGCGCATGCCTACAAGCCAGTAATGGATCAACGCAACGCGTGGCGGCATCACGCCGTCTCGCTGCGGTAATACGACTTGTAGCGATTGTAGAAGGCGGTTGCATCGTTGCCGCCAAGCTGAAGCTTCTTCCGCAAATCGATGCCGTTTAGCGCCACGCCGATGTGCGAAATCGTCTGCAAGGGTAACAGTTTGATCGCTGCGCGGACTGCGCCATCGGTCGATTCCCGCCAGCGCGCGACGATGAGCACGTTGTCGGCAATGGTGACGAGTTCGCGCGCCTCAGCAATCGGCAGCAGAGGCGGACAGTCGAGAATGATCAGGTCATAGCGTTCGCGCAGCTTGGCCACGAGCTTCTGGATGCGGCCTTTCTCGGTAAGGCGCTCGCCTTCGGCGAACGGACTGCCGATGGCAAAGACCGCGACGTTGTCGACCGGGTCAACATGGCGCGCAGCGTCAAGATCAACCTTTTTTCCGAAAAGTTCATGAAGGCCCGGTGCGCCGGCTGGCACGCCGTAGAGACCGGCCACGCTTCCGCGGATGGCGTCTGCATCGATGATCGCAACCCGCTCTCCAGAGAGGCCCGCAACCCGTGCCAGGCTTACCGCCAGCGTTGACTTGCCTTCGCCCGGAAGTGCCGAGGTTATCGCAATCACCTGATTGCGGCTGTTGTTCGACTGCCGCAGCGAAGCGAGCACGCTGCGCACCGATTCCGAATAGATGTCACCGGGGTGGGCGGCAATCGTCTGCAGCGCTGTCGCTTCATGCGGGCTAGCCGAATGGAACAGCGGCACGCCACCAAAGAATGACAGGCCGATCTGCCGCTCGACGTCATCACCGGTTGTCAGCCCGCGGAAGTTTGATTCGGCGAGGATCGCAGCCGCAACGCCAAGCAGAAGGCCCACTGCGGTACCCAGCGCGAGGTTGAGCACCAGGTTCGGGCT is a genomic window of Novosphingobium sp. MMS21-SN21R containing:
- a CDS encoding glycosyltransferase, coding for MKLYVIVASIGRAELLAATIGQLSDQTRHPDGVLVVSVSEADVAGVAMQADFPVEIIFAEMGLPKQRNAGLRHLAGKADIIVFFDDDFVPCRTYLAELEALFESRPEVVGATGRVIADGIKTRGISFTEAVRLNAEDVPPAVTHEREMPALYGCNLSARASATKDLWFDENLPLYGWQEDVDFSYQLGKRGKLLLTDRLAGVHMGAKSGRTSGRRLGYSQIANPVYLLRKNTIPHRLAWRLMVKNVAANALRTLRPEPYIDRRGRLVGNLLAIRDYARGRLHPMLVWDL
- a CDS encoding glycosyl hydrolase, which encodes MIRRGCSLGAIAATVLATGCDAAPAAPPAPLRLGATAHFAQGWPERLWPAIGAVRAMTVREALGWRRVETRRGQYQFTPQNSAHVTRLCAMKLPVVLVIDPRNPLYDSGATANSDQAQAAFGTFVANVADHFRNCLAAIEVGNEINGASAMDGLAASDRARSHTRLMKAVWQATKPHHARVALLGGSVNTVGTGFLEALFAQGLLSWVDGIAVHPYRRTPEGLDWELAELRSAMARHGPVRPIWATEFGMAAPDQAEAADYLLRMAVLLSASGVREAQWYALADDPSFPTMGLVGANAEPKPAAATFRMLSAGLLGRGPAIRRSTGEPALYRYRFGGDREVLWGAPRSLSLPSGAVVRDSTGRAMQGPVRVGPSPIIVESPQEAELGPGEVLADSLYDYATPVWAYSATGVARDRVGLSAVHSKFATTLGFQRLGALAVNPLGMVLPAGRERVAAAMQYSVRKAARIIAEACLAPKPSGTGAAKFSVTFNSEPGQFEQVPPSGLHMAREIEASAGDTISFRARASGGPAVIAYRYRIVLAGTPAAQETLRCN
- a CDS encoding oligosaccharide flippase family protein, whose translation is MGRKGPLSEGLISGSVGLISRVAIQLCLLAVTLTATRFLAISQFGIYSIAAALMFLSRNLFYVGPYEYLLKTPAHPGLKGACLKANLGLAIVAAMLLLLFVSVSELIFGSQDLPFVLVRLVPTLFLSAVTAWYEAVLLRDQAIRRYYLFTVIGEIFGAGVAIAFFYYGFELQSLIAQTYTRLGILLLLYLLSTRVEGWRNGSRADVRKVLDWSLSRLGAVFLNFSANYGADFVLGIVLSPAATGLYRASNRIVSSISDLFAQPLQKIVQTNLSARSSKGLQPDHSWIAMLTAVASIGWAALLGLAVSAKQVVPFVLGPAWEKAAPVVMVFCAARALSLIDAATTSLLVCCDRQKFMLKVQTSVAFLVPFTSLGLSLVMPHDSALAPTVVAIAYFMIMSALTIAYCREAARLSSASAREVLWALLISAVPGGFVAVTLVLLEMSHFGRGLEQRLFVPVAVALSAVALGAGLLVIRKRLMTSIHSLGYVRLAGEEA
- a CDS encoding glycosyltransferase, which translates into the protein MPPRVALIHYWLVGMRGGERVLERLLHLYPDADIFTHVYVPEAVSETIRARRVQTTFIQGLPWAKRLYQKYLPLMPLALEHLDLRGYDLVISSESGPAKGVIAAPDALHVCYCHSPMRYLWDHFHDYHENAGAASRAAMPLMFHGLRQWDTASAARVDAIMANSSFIQRRVKRAWGRESAIVHPPVPVAEYAERHSPGDFFLWVGQMTRYKRADLALDAFNRLGLPLLMVGDGDLAASLRQRAGPNITIKSKLSFAELKRAYATCRALIFTAEEDFGIVPVEANASGRPVIGYGRGGLVDTIIPEETGLFFGKQSVESLIEAVRAFEAWERHFDPDRARANAARFAPEHFDAGVRATIELAMAQR